Within the Musa acuminata AAA Group cultivar baxijiao chromosome BXJ2-9, Cavendish_Baxijiao_AAA, whole genome shotgun sequence genome, the region CTTCGAGATTGATGCTTAGGGCTTGATCTCCATCCACTTGGTGAAGTAGTCTACTCCTATGATGAGAAATCTCTACTGGTCTGATGTAGGCAAAAAAGGGCTTAGGAGGTCTATCCCCCACTAGGTGAATGGCTAGGCATTATTGATGGGGCTCAATGAGACCACTAGTTGATGCTACACCCACATGTGCCTTTGGCATTCTTGGCACTTTTGCACATAGGCTACTTCATCCTTCCACATGGTAGGCCAATAATAGCCTTGCCAGAGAACTTTGAAGGCTAGGGTGCGCCCTCCTATGTGCTCCATACATATTCCTTTATGTACTTTGGTTGGAACTCTCTCGACTTCGAGTGACAATAGGTATCGAAGGAGCAGTTGGCTAAACACTCTTTAGTATAGCTAATCATTGAGGATGTAATACTAGGCTTGGGTACATCGAAGTCATTGTGCTGCAGTGGGCTCATTGGGCAATGCGTCATTCTTCTTGTAACACAAAATTTTGTCCATCAAGCTTTCCTCGGGCTCCATGGTTGTAATGTCCCGAGCTTCGATTGTTCGGGCGAGAAGAACCTTAGACCATTGGATGGTTCCTTCTAGCCGACCGAGCCAAGGCTAGCTTGGCCCACGTGTCTGCTTAGGTGTTGTTTACTTGGGGAACCCTCTGCATAATAAGACGATGGAAGAAATGGGCCAATCCATACCTCAGCTAAGTATCTCGCCATGGCAATGTCTCAGGCTTCATAACTTGTGTTGATCTGGCTAACGATTAGCTACAAGTTGCTGCACATCTCCAGCTCTTGTATGTGGAGTTCCCATGCTAATCGAAGCTTAGAAAGGAGGGCTTCTTACATAGCTTCCAAGCATGTGAGCCTTCTCACAATTATGGTTGATGACGGTTAATAGGTTGCTTGCGCAACGGTAAAATAGGAGATGGGCCTTGCTGTCAGGAATTAATACACCCCGTTGGTCGACTCGAGCAACCCCTTCGGAGATTGAGACGTACAGGGGCCGGAGGATCATGCTGTTGCTGATGGCTATAGGGGAGAGGTGCGGGTTCTTCCATGCATGTCTGGTGCCTAGGTGGCAGCCCACGGTTGAGTGGGTCAGTAGAGTGATACTTACATCGTTGCTTTCCCTAACACTACGTTATCAACTAAGACCCATTAGTTTGAAGGCGTATCTATTGGTGATCTACTACCAAACACTGCCCATCCAATTAAACTCCTGTACCAAGTAGGAGTTCCAAAGGCAAGAAAGCTTAAAGCTTCAATAGAAGCTAAGTTGTAGCTTTGCCCAACCCCTAAGATAAAGTCTAACTTGAGAGCATGCATACTTCCTTGCACGTTACAACCACTTCGCTTTCTTATTCGGAGTTATCGGCATTGAGGCAGTGGTCCAAATCACAAGTTTACGGCCCTGCAAGGACACAATTCGCAACTAATACCTTTACTCCCACCTCCTTATATTCCAGCATCTGCCACCCGGCCCTTTCCCTCCCAAACTACAGCAAGCTTACCACAGGCCACAGGAAGCGTCATGGGGAACTGTATTCCCTTCCCAACCACCAGAGACCTCTCTGTTTCAAGGAGGAGGAAATCTCTCCCAATCCAAACATCCTTTAAGCTTCCATCTCCGTTATCATCTTGGCCACCAGGTAATTAACCACACAGGAAACCTCATTTCTTCTTCCATCGCATGCTTAAGCTTTTGTTTCCTTGATGTTGGCTTCTAGGTGGGGAATTTGCCCAGGGGATAATAGATCTTGGAGGCCTGGAGGTGTGCCAAGTCTCCACGTTCACGCAAGTTTGGGCTACCCATGAAGGCGGCCAAGATGGCCTCGGTGCAACCTTCTTCAAACCTTCGACAGTCCCCAGTGGCTTCTCGGTGCTGGGCTACTATGCCCAACCGAACAACCAGCCTCTGTTTGGCTGGGTTCTGGTCGGGAGAGACTCCGGCGACGGTGACACGCTCGCGCAGCCATCGGACTACACCCTTGTTTGGAGCAGCGAGTCATCTAACATCAATCAAGATGGTCGTGGCTACTTCTGGCTGCCGACGCCACCTGAAGGATACCATGCTGTCGGCCTTGTCGTCACGAACTCATCGGAGAAGCCTTCGGTCGAGGAAGTCAGATGCGTGAGGAGCGACCTGACCGACGAGCCGGAGAGCGATGCATACATATGGAGCACTGATGGATTCGGTGTGGATAGCTTAAGGCCCGCTACAAGGGGCATCAATGCCCTCGGTGTGTCGGTTGGAACATTCATAGCCCGAGCAAATGGAGCTGCGAATTCTGCAGCATTGTCTTGTTTGAAGAACAGGAAGGCCAACTTCTCTTCCATGCCGAACCTTCGTCAAGTGGAGGCCCTCATGCAAGCTTACTCACCATGGATTTACTTCCACCCGGATGAGATCTACTTCCCCTCATCTGTAAGCTGGTTCTTCGACAACGGTGCGCTGCTATACCAGAAAGGAAACCAGAATCCTACTCCTATAGACTCCGGTGGTTCGAACCTTCCCCAGGGAGACTCCAACGACGGCACCTACTGGATAGATCTTCCGGCCGATGACGGCCAGAAGAATACGATCATGAAAGGAGACATTTCCAGCACGAAGTTGTACCTACACATCAAACCGATGCTCGGCGCGACCTTCACCGACGTCGTCATATGGATCTTCTATCCATTCAATGGGCCTGCAAAAGCCAAGGTGGGGCTGTTCAACGTGTCACTGGGGAAGATAGGAGAGCATGTGGGTGACTGGGAGCACTTGACACTAAGGATAAGCAACTTCACCGGCGAGCTACGGAGGCTCTATTTTGCCGAGCACAGCTCAGGCACTTGGGTGGATGCTTCCCAGCTCGATTTCCAGGGGGGGAACAAGCCCGTGGGGTATTCTTCATTGCATGGCCATGCTATGTACTCGAAGCCAGGCCTTGTCCTACAAGGGAATTCCAAACTGGGTATTGGCATCAGGAATGACACTGCGAAAGGTAACAGCATCGATAGCGGGAGGAGCTTCGAGGTGGTGGCGGCGGAGTACTTGTGGTCGGCGGTCACAGAGCCTGCATGGCTGAACTACATGAGGGAGTGGGGGCCGAAGATAAGCTATGACATCTCGAACGAGCTCAAGAAAGTGGAGAAGCTGCTTCCTGGGAAGTTCAGGTCCAGGTTGGAGAGCATCATCAATAGTCTTCCCGATGAAGTTCTTCGGGAAGAAGGGCCTACCGGCCCAAAGGAGAAGAGAAGTTGGGCAATGGATGAGAACTAAATACTTGGTTCCATTAATGTTGATGATTATAGCAGCATTActgctgctttcaatacattgtatCATGCTGAAAGATGCAATATTATGGATTGAAATAAACTAGCTTTGATGATTTCAACTATTTCGAAATGCTATTTATATTCACTAAATAGAATTCACATTAATCAAATTTTCctgtaatttttttttagattttctctAAATCTTATTAAGAGCATTCTGATTCGTATGCTTATTATAAGACTAAATTACCACGGAATCATTACTGACATGGCAATCTATTTACTTCTTGGACTAATCCGAGATCGCAAACGATGCTTCATCAGCACGGTCAACTCCCGGGTTTCTGATAGGTCCTACTCCTCCCCTTCCACAGGCTTCCACTCGAACTCTCTCAACAGATTGGCCACGACGAACTAGAGGTCCTATCCGTCTCACCACCCCGAACGGCATCATCTTGATCTCCCGGCCCCCCGTTGTGCCCACCTCCTCGCCTTCTCCGCCCGCCAAGAACCTCTCTGGCCGTGCCCACAACTTCTCGTCCCACCCCATCTCCGGTACCGTGAAGTTGACCGAGGCGCCCCAGGGTACCAGGTAGCCGTTGATGCTCACGCCCTCCGATGCCGTGTGCGGCAGGAGGAAATGGGCCGGAGGGTGCTGGCTCAGCCCCTTCATGATCACCGCCTTGAGGGACGGCATCCTATGCAGGTCATCCTCGCTGATCTCCGCCTGCGCTCCGCGACCTCCTCGATTTTGTCGAACAGCTTCCGCTGCAGGTGCTCCTCCATCACGAGGTGCGCCATGATCCATTGTAACGCGTTGCTGTCGTGTTGGTGCCGGCAATTAGGAACTCGGAGCATAGGCTCATGAACTCCCCGTCGGTAAGCTCGCATCCTTCGCCCTCAGACAGGCATAGACCGAGAAGTGAATCTACGTAAGAAAAAATGAAGtcggtcttcttcttcttattcagaGGGATAAAGAACTCCTCCTATATGTGGCGTAAGGCTACGAGCCAATTTTTTCATAACACGAGTTGTTGACATAGtttttcatctatctaatattccagaTATTATATATCAGGTATGGTATTATCAGGCCTATAGAAATCTACTCAAGTCTCATTTTAATTTGATTTTTTCGGATAACTCATTATCTCTCAATCCGATTGATCTTGGCTAGAGATTTATTTATGtaagaacatataagatatttctcatatgataccgagagtgaatgatacTTTATTGATACTCAATTACCTTCATAAGGTTGATTGTCATTTCTAATAACCAACTATACTAAATCTGAGTTCTAAacttataaatctggtatcaaagaatggaacaCTCAAACAAGGTATctttgatatctcaagtctaaggactaataCATAATTTGGACTATAGAATCCTTATCTaatgatgaggtatcattaactatctaatATTCTATAAACGAATTATTTAATGAACTCGTTCTCCAATAAGCAActgtactatatctctagtgttccCATACAAGTAGTTATGAGACCAATTGTCTTtatatatggataggtatataataTACTGATTTATCCGGTTatatcgatgtctctctcgagtaacatatgaccaagaATATTTAGAGTTTATGTTTATAGATAAATTAGTCTTATTATTATGATTTCATAATCATAATGATTcaattcccattacatagatctaaggacatcacaatatattcatcatccaaatataaagtgagaaaaatatcataataataataactaaaaagaCTATGCAtcgtgtcacacgtgccatcacttacgtgattgacttataaggcatttgtaattagcaatctctcacttgacctaaagttatTCACCTATGTACTTGATTCCTATCAGACCCATGTGACACTAAAAAATAATTTGAGATAGcggttttgttagtggatctgcgataTTTTCTTCAGATGaaactttttccactactacatcaccATAGGCTACGATATCTCTAATCAAGTGAACCTCCTCAAAACCTGCTTAGACTTTTGATAATACCTGGATTCCTTAGCTTAAGCAATCTCCTAATTATTGTTGCAATGtaagggaatcggctcctcgttactcggcatgACTCCTAGATTTGCGATAAActccttcatctagactccctcctttgttgcttctaccacagcaatgtactctgtctcggtcgagtcaat harbors:
- the LOC103973198 gene encoding hypothetical protein At1g04090; translated protein: MGNCIPFPTTRDLSVSRRRKSLPIQTSFKLPSPLSSWPPGGEFAQGIIDLGGLEVCQVSTFTQVWATHEGGQDGLGATFFKPSTVPSGFSVLGYYAQPNNQPLFGWVLVGRDSGDGDTLAQPSDYTLVWSSESSNINQDGRGYFWLPTPPEGYHAVGLVVTNSSEKPSVEEVRCVRSDLTDEPESDAYIWSTDGFGVDSLRPATRGINALGVSVGTFIARANGAANSAALSCLKNRKANFSSMPNLRQVEALMQAYSPWIYFHPDEIYFPSSVSWFFDNGALLYQKGNQNPTPIDSGGSNLPQGDSNDGTYWIDLPADDGQKNTIMKGDISSTKLYLHIKPMLGATFTDVVIWIFYPFNGPAKAKVGLFNVSLGKIGEHVGDWEHLTLRISNFTGELRRLYFAEHSSGTWVDASQLDFQGGNKPVGYSSLHGHAMYSKPGLVLQGNSKLGIGIRNDTAKGNSIDSGRSFEVVAAEYLWSAVTEPAWLNYMREWGPKISYDISNELKKVEKLLPGKFRSRLESIINSLPDEVLREEGPTGPKEKRSWAMDEN
- the LOC103973201 gene encoding cytochrome P450 89A2-like, coding for MDHGAPRDGGAPAAEAVRQNRGGRGAQAEISEDDLHRMPSLKAVIMKGLSQHPPAHFLLPHTASEGVSINGYLVPWGASVNFTVPEMGWDEKLWARPERFLAGGEGEEVGTTGGREIKMMPFGVVRRIGPLVRRGQSVERVRVEACGRGGVGPIRNPGVDRADEASFAISD